The sequence CCATTCAATCCAATTCAAACAGAATCCGTATTTGTGCCACAAGGAAAAGTGCTTTTCTTTGTAAAAGGCGAATATATCGCTGCAGTTGGTGGTGGTGTAGAAGTCAATCGATACAAAGAAACCTTAGCACTTGAAGATGCAGATGTATTCATCGCAAAACAATACGCTACTGGTAAGCCGAAAGATAACAACGCTTCGCAAGTGTATGACTTGAATATTGATGGAGTAACCACCACGACAACTAGCTCTACAACTACTACGACAACTAGCGCGTAAGAGGTGATTTAATTGGAAATCACACCGAAAATTGTAAATGAATTCAAGAGCAGAGTGCACATCTCACATAATGGAGAGGATGACAATCTGAAGCGGTTGTTATCCTTTTCTTATGCCTATGTGGAAAGTAAATGTGGTACTTTTGATCTTGAAGGTGAAACCTCCATTGATATTAGAGCGACGGAATTAGTTCTGGAACGAACAAGATATGCCTACAATGATGCTGTTGAATATTTCGAAGATAATTTTCTGAGTGAAATCACTAGCTTAGGTATAGATATGCTACCAGATACAACAACAACTACTACATCTGGAGGTGGTTAGTA is a genomic window of Gracilibacillus salinarum containing:
- a CDS encoding phage gp6-like head-tail connector protein, whose amino-acid sequence is MEITPKIVNEFKSRVHISHNGEDDNLKRLLSFSYAYVESKCGTFDLEGETSIDIRATELVLERTRYAYNDAVEYFEDNFLSEITSLGIDMLPDTTTTTTSGGG